From a single Rutidosis leptorrhynchoides isolate AG116_Rl617_1_P2 chromosome 5, CSIRO_AGI_Rlap_v1, whole genome shotgun sequence genomic region:
- the LOC139846494 gene encoding nucleolar GTP-binding protein 1 gives MVQYNFKKITRVPTGKDFVDIILSRTQRQTPTVVHKGYAINRIRQFYMRKVKFTQTNFHEKLSTIIDEFPRLDDIHPFYGDLLHVLYNKDHYKLALGQINTARNLIGKIAKDYVKLLKYGDSLYRCKALKVAALGRMCTVTKRIGPSLAYLEQIRQHMARLPSIDPNTRTILICGYPNVGKSSFINKITRADVEVQPYAFTTKSLFVGHTDYKYLRYQVIDTPGILDRPFEDRNIIEMCSITALAHLRAAVLFFLDISGSCGYTIAQQAALFHSIKSLFMNKPLIIVCNKTDLQSLEGISEDDKKLVDEMKSEAVKTLVGQGGEVRDGAEVLLTMSTLTEQGVIAVKNAACERLLDQRVEIKMKSKKINDCLNRFHVAMPKPRDQKDRPVCIPQAVLDAKAKEAAKESKKKLERELEEENGGAGVYSASLKKHYILEYDEWKEDNMPEILDGHNVYDFVDPDIMQRLEELEKEEGLLQAQEDDEVEMDVEDSMTPEEQKELIEIRKKKSILIQQHRIKKSTAESRPIVPRKFDRERKFTSERMGRQLSGLGLDPSKAVERVRSKSRGRKRERSSDVGGDVMDVDGGSNKKMKRSLSMSRSRSRGPSKELVAGEGFKDMAMRTKAIKMSWDSGKKRNKEARKGEGDRIIPTLRPKHLFAGKRGKGKTDRR, from the coding sequence ATGGTGCAGTACAATTTCAAGAAAATCACAAGGGTACCTACGGGTAAGGATTTCGTTGACATCATACTCAGCAGAACTCAAAGGCAAACACCAACTGTTGTCCACAAAGGCTATGCAATCAACCGAATTCGTCAATTTTACATGCGAAAGGTGAAGTTCACACAAACAAACTTTCACGAAAAACTCTCCACAATCATCGACGAATTCCCTAGACTCGATGACATACATCCTTTCTATGGCGACCTTCTTCACGTTCTTTATAACAAAGATCATTACAAGCTCGCTTTGGGTCAAATTAACACCGCCCGAAATCTCATCGGTAAAATCGCCAAAGATTACGTGAAGTTGTTGAAGTATGGTGATTCGTTATACAGGTGCAAGGCGTTAAAGGTTGCTGCTTTGGGTCGTATGTGTACTGTTACAAAACGAATCGGGCCAAGTTTGGCTTATCTTGAACAAATTAGGCAACATATGGCTAGGTTGCCTTCGATCGACCCGAATACTAGGACCATATTGATATGCGGGTACCCAAATGTTGGAAAAAGTTcgtttattaataaaattactcGTGCTGATGTTGAAGTCCAACCGTATGCTTTTACCACAAAGTCTTTATTTGTGGGCCATACGGATTATAAGTATTTGAGGTATCAAGTAATTGATACACCGGGTATTTTGGATAGGCCGTTTGAAGATCGTAACATTATTGAAATGTGTAGTATAACTGCTTTGGCCCATTTAAGAGCTGCGGTTTTGTTCTTTTTGGATATTTCCGGGTCGTGCGGGTACACGATTGCCCAACAAGCCGCTTTGTTTCATAGTATCAAGTCACTTTTTATGAACAAACCGTTGATTATTGTTTGTAATAAGACGGATTTGCAGTCGCTCGAAGGGATATCGGAGGACGATAAGAAGTTAGTTGACGAGATGAAATCGGAAGCGGTTAAAACGTTAGTTGGTCAAGGTGGCGAGGTTCGAGATGGGGCCGAAGTGCTTTTGACCATGAGCACGTTGACCGAACAAGGTGTGATTGCGGTCAAAAACGCTGCGTGTGAACGGTTGTTGGATCAACGGGTCGAAATTAAGATGAAGTCCAAAAAGATAAACGATTGTTTGAACCGGTTTCATGTGGCTATGCCTAAACCGCGTGACCAAAAGGACCGACCCGTTTGTATACCGCAAGCCGTTTTGGACGCGAAAGCTAAAGAAGCGGCTAAGGAAAGTAAAAAGAAACTTGAACGGGAGCTCGAAGAGGAAAACGGAGGTGCGGGTGTGTATTCGGCTAGCTTAAAGAAACATTATATACTTGAATATGATGAATGGAAAGAAGATAACATGCCCGAAATTTTAGACGGGCATAATGTTTATGATTTTGTGGACCCCGATATTATGCAACGGCTTGAAGAATTGGAGAAAGAAGAAGGTCTTTTACAAGCGCAAGAAGATGATGAGGTGGAAATGGACGTTGAGGATTCGATGACGCCCGAAGAACAAAAGGAATTAAttgaaataaggaaaaagaaaagtATTTTAATTCAACAACATAGGATTAAGAAAAGCACGGCTGAAAGTCGCCCTATTGTTCCTAGGAAGTTTGATAGAGAGAGGAAGTTTACAAGTGAACGAATGGGTCGACAGCTGTCGGGTTTGGGTCTTGACCCGTCTAAAGCGGTTGAACGAGTTCGAAGCAAGTCTAGGGGTCGTAAACGAGAGAGGTcgagtgatgttggtggtgatgttatGGATGTGGATGGGGGGTCGAATAAGAAAATGAAGAGGTCGTTGTCGATGTCTAGGTCGAGGTCGCGGGGCCCGTCTAAGGAGTTGGTTGCTGGTGAGGGTTTTAAGGATATG